In Raphanus sativus cultivar WK10039 chromosome 5, ASM80110v3, whole genome shotgun sequence, the following proteins share a genomic window:
- the LOC108859727 gene encoding dirigent protein 7 — MANLILIIASQILILAAVVSAGNGDDFAKVIDRKLLGLRKEKLTFFRVYWHDIQSGSNPTSVALRPPVTNSSFFGAVFVIDNRLTTEVSINSTLVGQAQGVYAAVGLHDSSALMVMNFAFKTGKYNGSTISILGRNEVLTKVREMPVIGGSGLFRFARGYVEARTMWFDQKTGDATVEYSCYVLHY; from the coding sequence ATGGCAAACCTCATCCTCATCATCGCCTCCCAAATCCTCATTCTCGCAGCCGTTGTCTCCGCCGGAAACGGCGATGACTTTGCGAAAGTCATTGACCGGAAACTCCTAGGCCTCCGTAAAGAGAAACTCACTTTCTTCCGTGTCTACTGGCACGACATTCAAAGCGGCTCAAACCCTACCTCGGTCGCGCTGAGACCTCCTGTCACCAACTCATCCTTCTTCGGAGCCGTCTTTGTGATCGATAACCGGTTAACCACGGAGGTCTCGATAAACTCGACTTTGGTTGGCCAGGCCCAAGGGGTTTACGCTGCTGTGGGACTGCACGACTCGTCTGCGCTTATGGTTATGAACTTTGCGTTCAAGACAGGGAAGTATAACGGAAGTACGATCTCGATACTTGGTCGGAACGAGGTGTTGACCAAGGTTAGGGAGATGCCGGTGATTGGAGGAAGTGGACTGTTCCGGTTCGCTAGAGGTTATGTCGAGGCTAGGACTATGTGGTTTGATCAAAAGACAGGAGATGCTACTGTTGAGTACAGCTGTTACGTCTTGCACTACTAG